The following are encoded together in the Kineosporiaceae bacterium genome:
- a CDS encoding SRPBCC family protein has translation MSHQTAASVISLPLDEVEERLHDVQTWPLFLEDLEEISKAGHHRYRMVIRSGRTTREVVAAITHHHREHRFTWKALEGPMYEGEIRLHAEGEKQTKIKLQFTADPVGFMSGLAELFGSRNDTAEIDLRKMEQVLRHDHDLEHEVEKDAEHELEHGH, from the coding sequence ATGTCGCACCAAACCGCAGCCTCCGTGATCTCGCTCCCGCTGGACGAGGTCGAGGAGCGTCTCCACGATGTTCAGACCTGGCCCCTGTTCCTGGAGGATCTCGAAGAGATCAGCAAGGCAGGGCATCACCGATACCGCATGGTGATCCGCAGCGGTCGCACGACCCGTGAGGTGGTTGCTGCGATCACTCATCACCACCGCGAGCATCGCTTCACCTGGAAGGCCCTCGAAGGGCCGATGTACGAGGGTGAGATCCGGCTGCACGCCGAGGGCGAGAAGCAAACGAAGATCAAACTCCAGTTCACCGCCGATCCGGTCGGCTTCATGTCCGGGCTCGCCGAGTTGTTCGGGTCGCGCAACGACACCGCAGAGATCGACCTGCGCAAGATGGAGCAGGTGTTGCGCCACGACCACGACCTCGAGCACGAGGTCGAGAAGGACGCCGAGCACGAGCTCGAGCACGGTCACTGA
- the purD gene encoding phosphoribosylamine--glycine ligase, producing MKVLVLGSGAREHALVAALSADADVRDIVAAPGNPGMPVPCRPVDAADPDAVRALIEAEASAGTGFDLVVVGPEAPLVAGVADAVRAAGVPCFGPSAEAARLEGSKAFAKEIMAAAGVPTAMAHVCTTLDEVAEALDAFGAPHVVKDDGLAAGKGVVVTDDRDAALAHARTCLAGRPDAAVVVEEYLDGPEVSLFVLCDGESAVPLAPAQDFKRVGDGDTGPNTGGMGAYSPLPWAPAHLVDNVVDRVALPVVREMAHRGTPFSGVLYCGLALTARGLRVVEFNVRFGDPETQSVLARLATPLGGVLLAAATGALAGLAPLRWRDAAAVTVVLAADNYPAAPRTGDAITGLDAAASVTGASVLHAGTARDPEGRLVSAGGRVLSVVGLGDDLDAARSVAYEAISRIELPGAHYRSDIAAVAAAESSAVASA from the coding sequence GTGAAGGTTCTCGTGCTGGGCTCCGGTGCCCGTGAACATGCCCTGGTCGCCGCCCTGTCCGCCGATGCGGACGTCCGCGACATCGTTGCAGCCCCGGGCAATCCGGGCATGCCCGTACCCTGTCGGCCGGTCGACGCCGCCGACCCGGATGCCGTCCGGGCTCTGATCGAGGCCGAGGCGAGCGCCGGCACGGGCTTCGACCTGGTGGTGGTCGGCCCCGAGGCCCCACTGGTCGCCGGGGTGGCGGACGCCGTCCGCGCGGCCGGGGTGCCCTGCTTCGGCCCCTCCGCCGAGGCCGCCCGGCTCGAGGGCAGCAAGGCCTTCGCCAAGGAGATCATGGCCGCCGCCGGGGTCCCGACGGCCATGGCCCACGTGTGCACCACCCTCGACGAGGTCGCCGAGGCGCTCGATGCCTTCGGTGCGCCCCACGTGGTCAAGGACGACGGCCTGGCTGCCGGCAAGGGTGTGGTGGTCACCGACGATCGGGACGCTGCGCTCGCCCACGCGCGCACCTGCCTGGCCGGACGCCCCGACGCTGCCGTGGTCGTCGAGGAGTACCTCGACGGCCCCGAGGTGTCGCTGTTCGTCCTGTGCGACGGCGAGAGCGCGGTGCCGCTGGCCCCGGCGCAGGACTTCAAGCGCGTGGGTGATGGCGACACCGGGCCGAACACGGGAGGCATGGGCGCCTACAGCCCGTTACCGTGGGCACCGGCCCACCTGGTCGACAACGTGGTCGATCGGGTGGCGCTGCCCGTGGTGCGCGAGATGGCCCACCGTGGCACCCCCTTCAGCGGGGTCCTCTACTGCGGCCTGGCGCTCACCGCGCGCGGTCTGCGCGTGGTCGAGTTCAACGTGCGTTTCGGGGACCCCGAGACCCAATCGGTGCTCGCCCGACTCGCCACCCCGCTCGGCGGGGTGTTGCTCGCCGCGGCCACCGGCGCCCTGGCCGGCCTGGCCCCGCTGCGGTGGCGGGACGCCGCCGCGGTCACCGTCGTGCTCGCCGCCGACAACTACCCCGCCGCCCCGCGTACCGGTGACGCGATCACCGGCCTGGACGCCGCGGCGTCCGTGACCGGGGCGAGCGTGCTGCACGCCGGAACGGCGCGCGACCCCGAGGGCCGGTTGGTCTCGGCCGGCGGTCGGGTGCTCTCGGTGGTCGGCCTGGGTGATGATCTGGACGCCGCACGAAGCGTTGCGTACGAGGCGATCTCGCGTATCGAGTTGCCGGGGGCGCACTACCGCTCGGATATCGCGGCCGTGGCGGCCGCCGAGTCCTCGGCGGTGGCCTCGGCATGA
- a CDS encoding glutamine amidotransferase: MKPFLLLATRAEDAAADNEYQAFQHFAGLAERHLVRHRLERDPLGPIELADYSGILLGGGPFNSSDPEEAKSTVQRRVEADLRRLLDEVVAADFPFLGACYGIGTLGAHQGAVIDRTYAEPVGAVRITLTRDGRADPLLTELPDSFDAFVGHKEAVSVLPDHAVLLAGSPTCPVQLFRVGRNVYATQFHPELDVDGLSTRVEVYKHAGYFPPEQADEIKAMARASDVTHPPALLRAFVARYAGTEDSPGSGATPSAEVLSSSSAGR, translated from the coding sequence GTGAAACCGTTCCTGCTGCTGGCCACGCGCGCCGAAGACGCCGCCGCGGACAACGAGTACCAGGCCTTCCAGCACTTCGCGGGCCTGGCGGAACGCCACCTGGTGCGCCACCGCCTCGAGCGTGACCCGTTGGGGCCGATCGAGCTGGCGGACTACTCCGGCATCCTGCTCGGCGGCGGACCGTTCAACTCCAGCGACCCCGAGGAGGCCAAGTCGACGGTTCAGCGGCGTGTCGAGGCCGACCTGCGCCGGCTGCTCGACGAGGTCGTGGCCGCGGACTTCCCGTTCCTGGGGGCCTGTTACGGCATCGGGACCCTGGGCGCGCATCAGGGGGCGGTGATCGACCGGACCTACGCCGAGCCGGTGGGCGCCGTCCGGATCACCCTGACCCGCGACGGCCGGGCCGATCCGTTGCTGACCGAGCTGCCGGACAGCTTCGACGCCTTCGTCGGGCACAAGGAGGCGGTCAGTGTGCTGCCCGACCACGCCGTCCTGCTCGCCGGCTCACCCACCTGCCCGGTGCAGCTGTTCCGGGTGGGCCGCAACGTCTACGCCACCCAGTTCCACCCCGAGCTGGACGTCGACGGGCTGAGTACCCGGGTGGAGGTCTACAAGCACGCCGGGTACTTTCCCCCCGAACAGGCCGACGAGATCAAGGCCATGGCCCGGGCCAGCGACGTCACTCACCCGCCCGCCCTGTTGCGCGCCTTCGTGGCGCGGTATGCCGGCACCGAGGACTCGCCCGGGTCCGGCGCCACGCCGTCCGCAGAGGTGCTCAGTTCGTCCAGCGCCGGCCGGTGA
- a CDS encoding MBL fold metallo-hydrolase, protein MRLTHLGHSCLLLEDGGSRVLIDPGSMSPGAEELTDLDAVLITHGHSDHLDAERLPVLLDGNTTAVLITEPEAAGDLTRVGIEARGLHPGQAVTVAGFEVSALGGLHAPVHPEAPRIGNIGLLLRSPGGSTVFHPGDALDAVPPRGSGTVDVLALPVSGSWLSLGAAIDFARAVAPRAVLAVHDAALSPYGRRSAAHWLTQLLGMPVLDGSAPIDLDSDQPVRS, encoded by the coding sequence ATGCGGTTGACCCATCTCGGACATTCCTGTCTGTTGCTGGAGGACGGCGGTAGCCGGGTCCTGATCGATCCGGGCTCGATGTCCCCCGGTGCCGAGGAACTCACGGATCTGGACGCCGTCCTGATCACTCACGGCCACAGCGATCACCTGGACGCCGAGCGGCTGCCGGTGTTGCTGGACGGCAACACCACCGCGGTGTTGATCACCGAGCCGGAGGCCGCCGGCGATCTGACCAGGGTGGGGATCGAGGCCCGGGGGCTGCACCCGGGCCAGGCTGTCACCGTGGCCGGATTCGAGGTGTCCGCCCTCGGCGGGCTGCACGCCCCGGTGCATCCCGAGGCGCCCCGCATCGGCAACATCGGGTTGCTGCTGCGCAGCCCCGGCGGCAGCACGGTGTTCCACCCCGGGGACGCCCTGGACGCCGTCCCTCCCCGCGGCAGCGGCACGGTCGACGTCCTGGCGCTGCCCGTGAGCGGCTCGTGGCTCTCGCTCGGGGCGGCGATCGACTTCGCCCGCGCAGTGGCCCCACGCGCCGTGCTGGCCGTCCATGACGCGGCCCTGTCGCCGTACGGACGGCGCTCGGCGGCGCACTGGCTCACCCAGCTGCTCGGCATGCCGGTGCTGGACGGCTCTGCACCGATCGACCTCGACTCCGATCAGCCGGTCCGGAGCTGA
- a CDS encoding MerR family transcriptional regulator produces MDTTHAAAEPMSVGRVSSRFGITVRTLHHYDEVGLLRPSERTSSGYRLYTARDLTRLAHIVTYRRLGFSLEQIADLLDADPDGVASHLRRQREVVSSRLDDLHALITALDHALETTMTDQPLSAAELKELFGDGYGEDYAAEAEQRWGETDAWKQSRSRTSRYTRADWEAVKAEAEAVNVAFVAALEAGLPATSVEAMDAAEAHRRQIHDRFYDLGYDMHRGLADMYLADPRFTKTYEDVHEGLAQYVRDAIHANADRHTP; encoded by the coding sequence ATGGACACGACGCACGCAGCCGCCGAGCCGATGTCGGTCGGCCGGGTGAGCAGCCGATTCGGCATCACGGTACGCACCCTGCACCACTACGACGAGGTGGGGTTGCTGCGCCCGAGTGAGCGGACGTCGTCCGGTTATCGGCTCTACACCGCAAGGGATCTCACTCGGCTGGCCCACATCGTGACCTACCGCCGGCTGGGCTTCTCGCTGGAGCAGATCGCCGACCTGCTGGACGCCGACCCGGACGGCGTCGCGAGCCACCTGCGCCGTCAGCGCGAGGTGGTCTCGTCCCGGCTGGATGACCTGCACGCCCTGATCACCGCCCTCGATCACGCCCTGGAGACGACCATGACCGACCAACCGTTGAGTGCCGCCGAGCTGAAGGAGTTGTTCGGCGACGGCTACGGCGAGGACTACGCCGCCGAGGCCGAGCAGCGCTGGGGCGAGACCGACGCCTGGAAGCAGTCCCGGTCGCGCACCTCGCGCTACACCCGCGCCGACTGGGAGGCGGTCAAGGCCGAGGCCGAGGCGGTCAACGTCGCCTTCGTCGCCGCCCTGGAGGCGGGCCTGCCCGCGACGTCGGTCGAGGCCATGGACGCCGCCGAGGCCCACCGGCGCCAGATCCACGACCGGTTCTACGACCTCGGCTACGACATGCACCGCGGCCTGGCCGACATGTACCTGGCCGACCCGAGGTTCACGAAGACCTACGAGGACGTCCACGAAGGCCTGGCCCAGTACGTCCGCGACGCCATCCACGCCAACGCCGACCGCCACACCCCCTGA
- the purC gene encoding phosphoribosylaminoimidazolesuccinocarboxamide synthase has translation MSADADSPVAEADSPAAGVPGWRHVYSGKVRDLYVPADSADAADADRVLVVASDRISAYDHVLVTPIPDKGRILTALSLWWFERLAGVVAHHVLTTEVPAAVAGRAMICRRLEMIPVECVARGYLTGSGLAEYVATTSGGEGGRGDRGGQGGQGGQVCGVRLPPGLLDGSRLPEPIFTPATKAPMGEHDENVTYDQVVARVGQPTAARIRELTLTVYATAEKIARDRGILVADTKFEFGVGAGAGDIMLGDEVLTPDSSRFWPADGWQPGRAQPSFDKQFVRDWLTSASSGWDRHGDQAPPPLPEDVVERTRARYVEAYERLTGRRWTN, from the coding sequence ATGAGCGCCGACGCCGATTCGCCCGTGGCAGAGGCGGATTCGCCGGCGGCCGGGGTGCCGGGGTGGCGCCACGTCTACTCCGGCAAGGTGCGTGATCTCTACGTACCCGCCGACTCCGCCGACGCCGCCGACGCCGACCGCGTGCTGGTGGTCGCCAGTGATCGCATCTCGGCCTACGACCACGTGCTGGTCACGCCGATCCCCGACAAGGGCCGGATTCTCACCGCACTCAGCCTGTGGTGGTTCGAGCGGCTCGCCGGTGTGGTGGCCCATCACGTGCTGACCACCGAGGTGCCCGCGGCGGTGGCCGGCCGCGCCATGATCTGCCGCCGGCTGGAGATGATCCCGGTGGAGTGCGTCGCCCGGGGCTATCTGACCGGGTCGGGGCTGGCCGAGTACGTCGCCACGACGAGCGGCGGCGAGGGCGGTCGGGGCGATCGGGGCGGTCAGGGCGGTCAGGGCGGTCAGGTTTGCGGCGTCCGGCTGCCGCCCGGGTTGCTCGACGGATCGCGATTGCCCGAGCCGATCTTCACCCCGGCCACCAAGGCCCCGATGGGTGAGCACGACGAGAACGTCACTTATGACCAGGTGGTTGCGAGGGTCGGGCAGCCGACCGCAGCGCGGATTCGTGAGCTGACCCTGACCGTCTACGCGACGGCCGAGAAGATCGCCCGCGATCGCGGAATCCTGGTGGCCGACACCAAGTTCGAGTTCGGCGTCGGTGCCGGTGCCGGTGACATCATGCTCGGCGACGAGGTGCTGACCCCGGACTCCTCGCGGTTCTGGCCGGCCGACGGCTGGCAGCCCGGGCGGGCTCAGCCCAGCTTCGACAAGCAGTTCGTCCGCGACTGGCTGACCTCGGCGTCGTCCGGGTGGGACCGCCATGGCGACCAGGCGCCGCCGCCCCTACCCGAGGACGTCGTCGAACGCACCCGCGCCCGGTACGTCGAGGCCTACGAGCGGCTCACCGGCCGGCGCTGGACGAACTGA
- a CDS encoding aspartate aminotransferase family protein: MTSRAVPPTRPTPVADVDGAKRTYELDRAHVFHSWSAQATLNPLVVAGAQGSWVWDGDATTYLDFSSQLVYTNIGFGHPKVVSAIQEQAALLATVAPQHANAARSEAARLIVERAQQIGGVSAGDGDDFTHVFFTNGGADAIENAVRMARLHTGRRKVLARYRSYHGNTTTAINLTGDPRRWPNDYGAEGVVHVQGPFLYRSSFHATTEEEECARALAHLEQTIVLEGASTIAAIVLESIPGTAGIMIPPAGYLAGVRELCDKYQILWIADEVMSGFGRAGRWFACELAGDGVRPDLITFAKGVNSGYVPLGGVIVSSAIYDTFATRAFPGGLTYSGHPLACAAAVATINAMTEEGIVENADRLGREVFGPELAAMAQRSPIIGEVRGAGAFWALELVRDKETREPLVPFNAAGDANAPMLKLGAACRQRGLMPFVNGSRTHVVPALNITDDEARYGLALLEEALDDVARLVIDQDS; this comes from the coding sequence ATGACCAGTCGCGCCGTGCCCCCAACCCGTCCCACGCCCGTCGCCGACGTCGATGGTGCCAAGCGCACCTACGAGCTCGACCGGGCGCACGTGTTCCACTCCTGGTCCGCCCAGGCGACGCTCAACCCCCTGGTGGTCGCGGGGGCGCAGGGGTCGTGGGTCTGGGACGGGGATGCCACCACCTACCTGGACTTCTCGAGCCAGCTGGTCTACACCAACATCGGGTTCGGCCACCCGAAGGTGGTCTCGGCGATCCAGGAGCAGGCCGCGTTGCTGGCCACCGTCGCCCCGCAGCACGCCAACGCCGCGCGCTCGGAGGCCGCCCGGTTGATCGTCGAGCGGGCGCAGCAGATCGGTGGCGTCTCGGCCGGTGACGGCGACGACTTCACCCATGTCTTCTTCACCAACGGCGGCGCCGACGCGATCGAGAACGCCGTCCGGATGGCGCGGCTGCACACCGGCCGCCGCAAGGTGCTCGCCCGGTACCGCAGCTATCACGGCAACACCACCACGGCGATCAACCTCACCGGTGACCCGCGGCGGTGGCCGAACGACTACGGCGCCGAGGGCGTCGTCCACGTTCAGGGGCCGTTCCTGTACCGCTCGTCCTTCCACGCGACCACCGAGGAGGAGGAGTGTGCGCGGGCGCTGGCCCATCTCGAGCAGACCATCGTGCTCGAGGGCGCCTCGACGATCGCCGCCATCGTGCTGGAGTCGATTCCGGGCACCGCAGGCATCATGATCCCGCCGGCCGGGTACCTGGCCGGGGTGCGTGAGCTGTGCGACAAGTACCAGATCCTGTGGATCGCCGACGAGGTGATGAGCGGCTTCGGCCGGGCCGGGCGCTGGTTCGCCTGTGAGCTGGCCGGGGACGGCGTGCGCCCCGATCTGATCACCTTCGCCAAGGGCGTGAACTCGGGGTACGTGCCGCTGGGCGGCGTGATCGTGTCGAGCGCGATCTACGACACGTTCGCCACCCGGGCGTTCCCCGGTGGGCTGACCTACTCGGGGCACCCGTTGGCCTGCGCCGCGGCCGTGGCGACCATCAACGCCATGACCGAGGAGGGGATCGTCGAGAACGCCGACCGGCTCGGCCGTGAGGTCTTCGGCCCGGAGCTGGCCGCCATGGCGCAGCGCAGCCCGATCATCGGCGAGGTGCGCGGTGCCGGGGCGTTCTGGGCGCTGGAGCTGGTGCGCGACAAGGAGACCCGCGAACCGCTGGTGCCGTTCAACGCTGCCGGGGACGCCAACGCGCCGATGCTCAAGCTGGGGGCGGCGTGCCGCCAGCGCGGTCTGATGCCGTTCGTCAACGGCAGCCGGACCCACGTCGTCCCGGCCCTGAACATCACCGACGACGAGGCCCGCTACGGCCTGGCCCTGCTCGAAGAGGCGCTGGACGACGTCGCGCGCCTCGTCATCGACCAGGACTCCTGA
- a CDS encoding sigma-70 family RNA polymerase sigma factor, which yields MDSGERTEAELALAWQAGEAGAFDAVYRAFAARLFGTAVALVGDRHAAGDVVHDTFLRAATRIGTLRDPARLRAWLFAILRNEATSWHRSRSRTGGGLDDGPAPVSEWLADDAPAADVQASRRELADLVWTAADGLQPRDREVLELHLRGGLEAADLAQVMGVTPGHAAVLLSRMRDRLERCLGAVLIARSGRQDCAALDQLLDGWDGRFSLAVRGTVVRHVEGCPICGRRRAGLVSLQHLAPVIVPPVVLVPEDLHARLVADLSQLGGPGGAASGAAAPGAPGQLPSGGWAWRDDGFPWPAVDPDLESAVSDGAVGAVSPSLLFDRDPHRVGEPATRRRSALVVAAAVVLLLAAVGVVVRRAGERTEVALADALPPGASASALAFPGATESTAASAAPSSDVSAGSSAGAPTGAGAPRAGTTPPAPSTPQPTSSTPRGSATPSASGSSPSIVVTPSPPTPSRSGSVPATPTPSPDPSPSQVRPSPSATPLQILRVSAGPATVLQSGCTPSTATVSVVVRGVAPFTGTVRWQAAKGQYVTTSLTPTGTGLSGRVGPFGVTGTMTLSVALQDAQGRSATAAPSVTVAACRVIG from the coding sequence ATGGATTCCGGCGAGCGCACCGAGGCGGAACTCGCCCTGGCCTGGCAGGCCGGTGAGGCGGGCGCCTTCGATGCGGTCTACCGTGCCTTCGCCGCCCGGTTGTTCGGCACCGCCGTCGCCCTGGTGGGGGATCGCCACGCCGCCGGCGACGTCGTCCACGACACCTTTCTGCGCGCCGCCACGCGCATCGGCACATTGCGTGATCCGGCTCGGCTGCGCGCCTGGCTGTTCGCGATCCTGCGCAACGAGGCCACCTCGTGGCACCGGTCGCGCTCCCGCACCGGTGGTGGGCTGGACGACGGGCCGGCCCCGGTGAGCGAGTGGCTCGCGGACGACGCCCCGGCGGCCGACGTCCAGGCCTCGCGCCGCGAGCTGGCAGATCTGGTGTGGACCGCCGCGGACGGGCTGCAACCGCGCGATCGCGAAGTGCTCGAACTCCACCTGCGCGGTGGTCTGGAGGCGGCCGACCTGGCCCAGGTGATGGGGGTGACCCCGGGGCATGCCGCCGTCCTGCTGTCGCGGATGCGGGACCGGCTGGAACGCTGCCTGGGCGCCGTGCTGATCGCCCGGTCGGGACGCCAGGACTGTGCCGCTCTCGACCAGCTGCTCGACGGCTGGGACGGCCGGTTCTCCCTCGCGGTTCGCGGCACCGTGGTGCGTCACGTCGAGGGTTGCCCGATCTGTGGACGACGGCGGGCCGGGCTGGTCTCGCTGCAGCACCTCGCGCCGGTGATCGTGCCGCCGGTGGTGCTGGTGCCCGAGGATCTGCACGCCCGGCTGGTCGCGGACCTGTCGCAGCTCGGCGGGCCGGGCGGGGCGGCGTCCGGTGCTGCGGCACCTGGTGCACCGGGCCAGTTGCCGTCCGGGGGCTGGGCCTGGCGGGACGACGGGTTCCCGTGGCCCGCGGTCGATCCCGACCTCGAGTCCGCGGTGTCGGACGGGGCCGTCGGCGCGGTGTCCCCGAGTCTGCTCTTCGACCGTGACCCGCACCGGGTCGGTGAACCGGCCACGCGCCGCCGTTCCGCGCTGGTCGTGGCGGCCGCTGTCGTGCTGCTGCTCGCCGCGGTGGGGGTCGTCGTCCGACGCGCGGGGGAGCGCACCGAGGTGGCGCTGGCCGATGCGCTCCCGCCGGGGGCATCGGCCTCGGCGCTCGCCTTCCCGGGGGCCACCGAGTCGACCGCAGCGTCGGCCGCACCGTCCTCCGATGTCTCGGCAGGGTCGTCCGCCGGTGCGCCGACGGGAGCCGGCGCTCCGCGCGCCGGCACCACACCGCCCGCGCCGTCGACGCCGCAGCCGACCTCCTCGACACCTCGGGGGTCCGCCACACCGTCCGCGTCCGGGTCCTCTCCGTCGATCGTGGTCACCCCATCGCCGCCCACGCCGTCCCGGTCGGGGAGCGTTCCGGCGACCCCGACGCCGTCGCCGGACCCGTCCCCGTCTCAGGTGCGCCCCTCACCCTCGGCCACTCCGCTGCAGATCCTGCGGGTGAGCGCCGGCCCCGCCACGGTGCTGCAGTCGGGGTGTACCCCCTCCACCGCCACGGTGTCGGTGGTGGTCCGGGGCGTCGCTCCGTTCACCGGCACGGTCCGCTGGCAGGCGGCCAAGGGTCAGTACGTGACGACGTCGCTGACCCCCACCGGCACCGGGCTGTCCGGCCGGGTCGGCCCGTTCGGCGTGACCGGCACGATGACGCTGAGCGTCGCGCTTCAGGACGCCCAGGGGCGCAGCGCAACGGCGGCCCCGTCGGTCACCGTCGCCGCCTGCCGAGTGATCGGGTGA
- a CDS encoding sigma-70 family RNA polymerase sigma factor, giving the protein MRPAGGVHPDEHPPTAALSVPPDGSDADLALAWQRGGAPAFDAVYRRFAPALFGTALVLVDDRSSAGDVVHETFVRAATRIGTLREPARLRAWLFAILRNEVASWRRAGARVAISLDQGASPVSEWLEDDAPAADVEASRSELRELVWTAADGLQPRDREVLELHLRGGLEASDLATVMGVTPGHAAVMLTRMRDRLERCLGAVMIARSGRPDCPGLDQLLDGWDGRFSLAVRGRVVRHIESCPVCVRRREGLVSLDRLAPALLPPAVVLPEELHVRLVSALTQLSTQPAAAAVGAASAAVGQLPGQRRDEAWQDDGFPRVPLDGGTGPVVGSGHVAASVAPGVEPVVAPVVAPDDEQEREQDRAAGVVLGRDLAVDLDLDPGDDPWPGEDRESADRRRRRRMGLVGIGSVTALAMGGWWTVDDVISGRGGVVVRPTSPPMAFPGDLSSPDGSPSGGGGTGSAPGSLPGSPGSLPGSLPGSLPTPTLVPSPRSSPVPGVSPGPDTAADGAVPGGSPATSPAVPTSGSATPTGPATASPSSGGPSSGNPTVPPSETPPTALPSPPAPSPPAPRPPTPTPSPSPAPSPQIVAVTVSPAQVMFLGCTPDTAGVTVTFTSPLPVSGTVSWTPGEAGAVTAPLQPAGAGVLSGQVGPFTGLGSRTLTVTVTDTAGTSDVGTTTLTVQNCLVIS; this is encoded by the coding sequence ATGCGTCCTGCCGGAGGAGTGCACCCCGACGAGCATCCGCCCACCGCCGCACTCTCGGTGCCGCCCGACGGGAGTGATGCCGACCTCGCACTGGCCTGGCAACGCGGCGGAGCGCCGGCCTTCGATGCGGTGTACCGCCGCTTCGCCCCGGCCCTGTTCGGCACCGCCCTGGTGCTGGTCGACGACCGCAGCAGCGCGGGCGACGTCGTCCACGAGACCTTCGTGCGCGCCGCGACCCGCATCGGCACGCTGCGCGAACCGGCCCGGCTGCGGGCCTGGTTGTTCGCCATCCTGCGCAACGAGGTGGCGTCGTGGCGCCGGGCGGGGGCGCGCGTGGCGATCAGCCTGGACCAGGGCGCCAGCCCGGTGAGCGAATGGCTCGAGGACGACGCGCCCGCGGCCGATGTCGAGGCCTCGCGCAGCGAGCTGCGTGAGCTGGTCTGGACCGCTGCCGACGGGTTGCAGCCGCGGGATCGTGAGGTGCTCGAGTTGCACCTGCGGGGCGGGTTGGAGGCGAGCGACCTGGCCACCGTGATGGGGGTGACCCCGGGGCACGCCGCGGTGATGCTCACCCGGATGCGTGATCGGCTGGAGCGGTGTCTGGGCGCCGTGATGATCGCGCGCTCGGGCCGGCCGGACTGCCCCGGTCTCGACCAGCTGCTGGACGGCTGGGACGGCCGGTTCTCGCTGGCCGTGCGGGGCCGGGTGGTGCGGCACATCGAGAGCTGCCCGGTGTGCGTGCGGCGCCGCGAGGGGCTGGTCTCACTCGACCGGCTGGCGCCGGCGCTGCTGCCGCCCGCGGTGGTGCTGCCCGAAGAGCTGCACGTGCGCCTGGTGAGTGCGCTGACCCAGCTGTCGACGCAGCCGGCTGCCGCAGCCGTGGGGGCGGCGTCCGCGGCGGTGGGGCAGCTGCCCGGCCAGCGGCGTGACGAGGCATGGCAGGACGACGGATTCCCGCGGGTGCCGCTCGATGGCGGGACCGGACCGGTCGTCGGGTCAGGTCATGTCGCGGCTTCGGTGGCCCCCGGCGTGGAGCCGGTCGTCGCCCCGGTGGTCGCCCCGGACGACGAGCAGGAGCGCGAGCAGGATCGGGCTGCGGGTGTCGTGCTGGGCCGGGATCTGGCGGTCGACCTGGACCTCGACCCCGGGGACGACCCCTGGCCCGGTGAGGATCGCGAGTCGGCGGATCGGCGTCGCCGGCGACGGATGGGGTTGGTCGGCATCGGGTCCGTCACGGCCCTCGCGATGGGCGGTTGGTGGACCGTCGATGATGTGATCTCCGGGCGGGGCGGTGTCGTGGTGCGTCCCACCAGCCCGCCGATGGCCTTCCCCGGGGACCTGTCCTCGCCCGACGGTTCGCCGTCGGGAGGTGGCGGGACCGGTTCCGCGCCCGGATCCCTGCCCGGATCTCCCGGATCCCTGCCCGGATCTCTGCCCGGATCTCTGCCGACGCCCACCCTGGTGCCCTCGCCGAGGTCATCCCCGGTGCCGGGGGTGAGCCCCGGCCCGGACACAGCGGCCGACGGCGCCGTTCCCGGAGGGTCCCCGGCGACCTCCCCCGCGGTGCCGACGTCCGGCTCGGCCACACCCACCGGACCGGCCACGGCCTCGCCGTCCTCGGGTGGGCCGTCGTCCGGCAACCCCACCGTGCCGCCGAGCGAGACGCCGCCGACCGCCCTGCCGTCGCCCCCCGCACCCTCGCCGCCCGCGCCGCGGCCCCCCACGCCGACGCCCAGCCCGTCGCCTGCCCCGAGCCCGCAGATCGTGGCCGTGACCGTGAGTCCTGCGCAGGTGATGTTCCTCGGGTGTACCCCCGATACGGCCGGCGTCACGGTGACGTTCACGTCGCCCCTGCCGGTCAGCGGCACGGTGTCGTGGACGCCGGGCGAGGCGGGCGCCGTGACCGCGCCGCTGCAGCCGGCCGGGGCGGGCGTGCTGTCCGGTCAGGTGGGGCCGTTCACCGGCCTGGGGTCGCGAACCCTGACCGTGACGGTCACCGACACGGCGGGCACCAGTGACGTCGGCACGACCACCCTGACGGTCCAGAATTGTCTGGTGATCAGCTGA